Within Ferrimicrobium sp., the genomic segment GCATCCATCTCCGGCGCCTCCCCTCCGAAGGCCCGAGGGTGATCATGGGGCCAGGAGAGAACGCGGGTGTCGTCGCAGCGACCGAGACGATCTCGGTGGCCCTCCGCATGGAGAGCCACAACCATCCAAGTGCAATCGAACCAACCCAAGGAGCCGCAACGGGGGTGGGAGGCATCCTCCGCGACATCTTTACCGTCGGTGCCCGGCCAACCGCACTCCTTGACTCGCTGTGGATGGGCAATCAAGACAACCCCAGATCCCGCTGGATCTTCGATGGTGTCGTCGGCGGCATCTCCTCCTACGGCAATGCCGTCGGCGTACCAACAGTCGGAGGAGAGATCCACTTTGCAGCACCCTATGGAGAGAACCCGCTGGTCAATGTTGTTGCTGTTGGCATCGCCGAGACAAGTCAACTGGTGCGAGCACTTGCCACCGGCGCCGGCAACCAGGTCGTCCTCCTCGGTGCCGCGACCGGGCGAGATGGGATTGGCGGCGTCTCGGTGCTCGCGTCCAGCGGTTTTGACGAGACGTCAGCTGATAAACGACCCTCCGTGCAGGTTGGTGATCCATTCGAGGAGAAGAAGTTGATCGAGGCGTGCCTGCGCCTCCTTGACGCCAAGCTCGTGGTGGGCATCCAGGATCTCGGTGGAGCCGGGCTCACCTGTGCCACCTCCGAGACCGCTGCCAATGCCGGCAACGGCATGAAGGTCTGGGTTGACAGGGTGCCCGTCCGAGAGACCGAGATGACCCCGATGGAGATCCTCTGCTCGGAGTCCCAGGAGCGCATGCTCGCCATCGTGACACCGGAGAACCTACCGGAAGTTCTCGCCATCTGTGCGGATCAAGAGGTGCTGGCGACCGTCATCGGCGAGGTAACCCCGCCTGACGAGGAAGGGACCTACGCAGGCCGTGGTGTGCTGCGAGCCTACTTCGATGGCGAACTCGTCGCCGAGATTCCAGCCGCTGCTCTCGCTGATGAGGCGCCGCTCTATGATCGGCCTCAGCAAGAGCCAGCCGACCTTCATCTCCGAACGAGTCAGAGCGTCGTGGCGCCCTCGGAGTGGCATGGTATCGCACTCGCCGTCCTTACATCACTCGATTTCGATCCGAGCTCCATCTATCGTCGCTATGACCACATGCTCTTTCGCAACACGTTGGTTACCCCGGGGGCCAATGCGACCCTCCTCGCGATTCGAGCTCCGGGCATCGGCAATACCGATCTCGCCATGGCGCTCTCAGTCGATGGCAACCAACTCTGGTCACGTGCGGACCCCAAATGGGGTACCGTAGCCGTCGTGGCCGCCTCGCTCGCGAACCTCGCCTGTGTCGGTGCTACCCCGGTAGCGCTTGTCGACTGCCTCAACTTTGGCAACCCCGAGCACCCTGAGGTGATGTGGCAGTTGTCACAGGCCATCGATGGGATCGCCGAGATCGGACGCGTCTTGGGAGTTCCAGTGATCGGCGGCAATGTCAGTCTCTACAATGAGGCCAACGGTCACGATATCGATCCAACCCCGGTCGTATCTACCATCGGTTTTCGCCCACTTCCCACCCACCCGATCCCGGATCCCCGTCGAGCCCATGGGACCGTCGTCTTGGTCACCACCGGTGAGGCGCCAACCCTCACTGGATCGGTCGCTGCATCCCTCATCGATGATCGTCGGGGAGCCTTCCCCTCTATCGACCTTGCACGCTTCGATCATCTGCTCCACGTGGTTGCCGAGCTGGTCGTCGATGACGAGCTCGTCAACGCCGCCCACAACCTCGGCGCTGGCGGCCTCCTGGCGGGAGCCGTCCGGCTCGCGCGTCTTGCCGCAACGGGATTAGCGATCCATCCACCAGTCCAGAGCCCAGAGGCGCTCCTCGGGGAACACCCTGGCCGTTTCCTCCTAACCACCACGGAACCAGCTGCCCTGCTCGATCGTCTCAATCAGGAGGGTCTCGAAGCCGTCGTGATCGGCGAACTGGGTGGTGATGCCATCACCTGCGAGGATTGGCTCAAAATCCCCGTCGACGAATCAGCCAAGATTGGAGTGCGATGACACCGGCCAAACGCAGAACCCCTACGACCTCAGCGATGGTCACCCGCACCGTCGATGCCCAGCCGATCAGCGAGGTTGACTACCTCCATCTCGTTCTCGATAATCGCACCATCGAGCGTGATGATCTCGCTCGCCAAATCGCCGAGCGTAACGCGCAGCTCGCTGAGATGCTGGGTTCGACGAGTTGGCGGTTGACCAAGGGATTTCGACAGCTTTCAACCGGGCTTCGCAGCGAGGTCATCCCGCGCCTCTCCGAGGAGCTTGGACGATCCCAGCGACTCATAGCGCTCGCCGAAAAGTACATGCCCTCGGTGGGCACACGGCTGAACCTCTCCAGCACGAGTCGGCCAGCGGCATCGACTGACCGCGCCCCGGTCATCGAAGGAGATGAAGACGAGGATGAGGAGCTCGATATCGAGCCTTATCTACGCTGGGTTCGCGAGTTCGATGATGCCATCGACGAGGATGCTATTCGCTCTTATACCGCCCAGCTTGGCTATCAGCCCACCATCTCCATCGTCATGCCGACTTATAACTCCCCCATCGTCTACCTACGCGAAGCCATCGAGTCCGTCCGCGCCCAGCTCTATCCCAATTGGCAGCTCTGCATCGTCGACGATGGTTCACTGACCGCTGAGGTGCGCGAGGTCATCACCGAGTACGTCGAGGCCGATGCGCGCATCATCGCCCATTTTCGTCCCCATACCGGCAACATCGCTGCCGCAACCAATGACGGCATCCAGATGGCGACCGGGGAGTACGTTGGATTCCTCGATCACGACGACCTCCTCCGACCCCACGCATTGAATTGGGTCGTCGCCACCCTCAACCAGTATCCTGACTCGGTCGTTCTCTACTCAGATGAGGACAAGCTCACCGATACCGGTCAACGCTATAGCCCCTACTTCAAGCCAGATTTTGACCCCATCTTGCTCCTTGCCCAGAACTACATGACCCACTTCTTCGTCGTTCGCCGGGAAGAGCTCAACCAGGTCGGAGGGCAGCGAACTGGCCTGGATGGCTCCCAGGACTGGGATCTCGCGCTTCGCATCACCGAGACCGTTCGCGAAGATCAGATCCGTCATATCCCGGTCATTCTCTATCACTGGCGAATGATCGCCGGATCAACCGCGATTCGCGTCCAACTCAAACCCGAGGCGATGCGCGCCGGCACCCAAGCCGTCGAGGATGCACTCAAGCGCCGCAGCATCGCTGCCCACCTTGAACCGGTGCTCGACGATGCCTACCATCTCGTTCACTTCGAACCAACCGGGACGCCACACGTGGCCATTGTGATCCCCACACGCAACCATGGGGACCTGCTCGAGCAGTGTCTCAAGAGCCTCGAGATCACTGACTACCCCGACTATGAGGTGGTGATCATCAACAACGAGAGTGATGAGCCTGCGACGCTTGAGCTCCTCGCAACTATCAGCACACTTCCTCGCCATCGCGTCCTTGACTACCCGCACCCCTTCAACTACGCCGCTATGCACAACTGGGCGATCGCCCAGATCGACGCCGACTACATCTGTATGCTCAACAACGACACTGAGGCGGTCAACGCCTCCTGGCTCACCGACATGGTGGGCATGTGCTTCCACGACAAGATCGCCGCCGTGGGGGCCAAGCTCTGGTATCCCGATCACACCATCCAACACGCAGGGGTGATTCTTGGCATCAACGGTGAGGCCGGACACCGCTACAAGATGGCCAAAGACCACGAAATTGGGCATGGCGGACGTATCATGCTCGCCCAGCGCCTCTCGGCAGTCACGGGAGCCGCGATGCTCGTCTCCAAAGCCGCCTATGACGAAGTCGGTGGCTTTGACGAGGAGTTCACCGTCTCGCTCAATGACATCGACCTCTGTCTCAAGCTCGGCGAAGCTGGCTACCATATCGGCTATTGCCCGGCCGCACAGCTGATCCACCATGAATCAAAGTCACGGGGGATGGACACCGAACCAACCAAGAAAGGGCGCTACGGCACCGAGGTCATCCGCTACTGGAAGAAGTGGGCACTCAAGGTCTTGAACGACCCCTACCACAATCCGAACGCCTCGATCGAGGACATCGGCTGCGGGGCAGCCTGGCCACCACGGGTCCAACTCCCATGGTCAGAGCGTCTGCTCGGGATCGAGCTCCCCTGTCCACGTCCTGCCCGCTACTTCCCGTCAAACCCCATCGTCGTGGAACCAGGGGGCGAGATCGAATGCAATCTGGTCCTCCCTGATCAACTGGATCCTCGGATCGACCAGGTGACCTTCTGGGCGATGGAGATCGAGCCCTACGCAATCGAGGACCACGCCTTTGTGATCGACGAGACGACCGTAAAGGCCGTGCCCTCGTGGCTGCATTTTGATCCCGTCACCATCAGACTCGAAGACCCCCGACATACCCCCTCGACCCTCCGGCTGCGCCATGAGGGCAACACCCCCATCCTCCTCGAAGCGGTCACCATCGACGGGGCCCTCACCCTCCGCGTGAAGGTTGAACAGAAGTCCAGCTCGAACAGCTGATCAAGGGCCAGTGTGCCCCCGTGACCACCAACTGGGCCAATCATGTTGCTTATCCGTTGAACGTTTCAGGTGGGGATCCAGCTGAAGTCGCATCACTCGGAGCAGCGGACGTGCCAGCCGTTGTAGTATCCGATTGAGTGAACCCAAAGGCACCAGGCAGACCATCGCTTGGATATCCCGTCGGTGTGAAAAGCCCATCGCCGTTCGCCAGCAAGTCGTAGTTGTTGGATGCGTATGAGTCCTGGTAAGAGGCGTACTCTGACTCCATCCCGGTCGAGTTGACAGACGCGCTTGTGAACTGACCTCCAGCCGAAACCTGCGGGAGGATCGAAAGTGCGTTACAAGGCGCTGACGTGTAGCCAGGGTACGGATTGAGCGCGCAGATATTGTCGGCTGAAATATTAGAAAACATCGGACTTTCCATGATCCACTCGGCGGATTCGGTTCCGGGAGAACCGCCGAAGATCGAGCCGTAGATGGATGCCTCGAACGTCTCGGTAATCGAGTAGCTCGCGTTCTGTGTTACGTCGGTCAGGGTCATGGTCCAGTTCTGCGAAGCGTTCTTCACGATAGCGACCGACATGGTATCGCCAGGCTCGACAGTGATGGGGGTTCCGCTTGATGTCTCAAGCGAGACGTAGGTAGCTGGCGCTGCATCAGACGGAGTGATCGTCTCGACCCACGGTTGCACCTGGAAGTTCGGGGAAACATCAACCCCCGCTTGGATAAGTTGCTGGCTGCTCTCGCCGTCAATACCAACCCACTCGGCGAGGGTACAAAGCCCACCCGGCTCGGTATTGGTGCAGATCGTGTTTTGGGTCGTGCTCAGGGTCGGGACGACGAACGTACCGCTGACTGAGGTGATCGCATCCGATGCGGACGAGGCATTATCGATCATTCCGGCCCAGTTGTAAGCCTCTGTTATGGAGATGGGAACAGTAGAAGAGCTCGTGTTGGTTATCGAGATTGGGACCGTAGCAAAAACGACTCCTGTTGAGGACTCGATCGACACGTCGAGGTTGTTCAGATCGCTCGATAGCGTGCCAGCGATCGCGCCAGATGCGCTAAAAGTCAATGAGGACGGCCATATTGTGCCAGCGTTGGACTCTGCGAACGTATATCCGTTGCCCTCTGATGTTGGCACGGCCAACTGAATGTCAGGCGATGAGCCAGAACTAAACGAACTCGATGAGAGAGTCGGGGCCAAGAGTGTAACGCCAATATCTTCGCTGGTGGACTTTCCTCCCGAGGTGACCGTAATCGGCTGCGCATAGGTTTGGCCCATACTGCTCGCACTTACGTTTGCTGTGTTGAGCACGAGCGTGCTCCCGCTCGCCATCACCGGGTCCGATCCCGTGCTGGCATCTGACCAACTGTAGATGCCATCGCCGCCGGTTGCCTGGAGTTGCACTGCATTGAGTGGATACATCGATACAGACGTTGGGTTCGTGATCGTCGGAGCGAGCTCTACGACGTTGATAGCGACTGTACCGTAGCCAATGGTCGTCCCGTCGTAACGGATTCCAACCCCAAGGCCAGACACACTCGAAGATATCGTACCGGTGATCGTTCCAGATGACGAGAGGTAGAGACCGCTCGGCCAACTACCTGTCAACGTGTAGGAATACCCTGCCCCGCTAGGATTTTGAGCAACTTCCAACTGTTCATTGACGGAGTACTCCGGGGTGGTGCTGGTGGTCGCCGGTGTGCTCGTGGTGAACGTGGATGTCTCAAGGGTTGCTTGAGGGTACGTGATCCCAACCGTGGCGCTCGCCGATGTCCCGTCGCCGGAGACGGTGAGGCTGAGAGCTGTAGGGATGGTCCCGGTAAAGGCGCTCAGGGTCGAGGGGTCGAGGGTTAACTGACCGGACGATGAGAGGGTGAGCCAGCTCGGTAGTGAACTCGCACTCCACATGTAGCTGCCGTTACCACCACTTGCTTGGAGCTGCACCGGCGCTCCTGCGATGAGACTGATCGATGTCGTGCTGATCGATACAGGGGTTGGCGAAGGCTGTGGCTGAGGCTGTGGATTGGGTTGAGGCTGTGGTTGAGGCTGTGGATTGGGTTGAGGCTGTGGTTGTTGTGCTTGAATAACAAATCGCTGGGGTGCCTTGGGTGGAATAACAATGGCCAACTTCCCGTGATCCATAGGAACGTTTGGAAGTGCTGGTGCGCCACCAATCGCCAAGACTTGCCCGTTGCCAAGAATGACGTAATAACCCGATCCATTGGGGTTCTGCATCAAACTCGATGCTTTGGCCGGTAGCGGATGAGCACCCGATAGGCCCGTATAACCAAGGCCATAGGTCGAACCAGAGAACTTAGCATCGCCGAAGTCAAAGACCCCTCCGTCAGCTCCCACCATGTAGTAGCCGTTGCCCGATGGAGTGGCAATCGCACCGATGATTGGGGCGTTCAGGGGCTTGGAACCAGACAGACCCGTGAGGCCATAGGTATAGGTTGAGCCGAGGAATGGAGCGTTGCCAAAGTCAAAGACACCTCCATCTTTGGCGATCAACCAATAGCCCTCCCCCGAGGAGGTTGAGACAATAGCAGTGATCGGCGCATTGAGCGGTTTTGCACCCAAGAGTCCGGTGACTCCATAGGTGTAGGTGGAGCCGAGGAATGGAGCGTTGCCAAAGTTGAACACCCCTCCATCTGATGCCACGAGCCAGTAGCCACCGCCAGACGGGTCGGCTGCGATTCCGACGATTGGGGCGTTCAGGGGCTTGGAACCAGACAGACCTGTTAACCCATCGGTATAGGTATCGCCATAATACTTTGCGTCACCATAGGCATAGACGTGACCGGACTTGGTGACGATCCAATAGCCGCCTCCATCAGGTGTTGGAGCTGCGCCAACAATCGTGTGAGATCCACTCACCGAACCATAGGCCTGCGCCCCATTTTCGCCGGTCACCGTGCCAGTCTGGGAGATCGCAATAAAGCCGGATCCTTGCTGAGAAGTACTTGCATAAGCAGTTGGTGTCGCCAAGACAACTGATGCAGCGAGCAACGCACCACTTGATGCCAGCGCTAGTAGTGACTTCCTGATTCGCATACTGATACCTTCTGTTCTGCCAACATGGATGTATCGGCATGCAGATATTGGTTCTGAACGCGCAGTGGCATCATGCTCGCAACGATAAACAGAAGACAAGGTTTGAATAACCCGGGTTGTGCGTCCTGGCAAAGCCGCCAGAGAACGCAGTAGTGCGGGCGATGCACAGCCGTAGGTAGCTCCAGATCACTTGGTGTGATAAGGCCTTCACGCGCAACAAGACCCAACCTTCAATCGAGCGCGCGTGAGATCCGCCACGTCTTTGCGAACAATCTGTACCAAAGAATCACTATGTGACAAGAGATCACCAGTGACTGAGGTTCACCATTGTGTAGATCAGGGTGCGTCTTGCATCTTCGTTCCCAATCGTTCCCAAAGAAAGGAGGCGAGCCGATCAAAGGTCAGGTCGCCAAGCACACTGGCACGCCCGGCAAGACCGAGCCGTTGCGCCTCATCGGGGTGTTCAACCACCCAGCGCATCGCGGTGGCCGCAGCGTCGAGATCGGGGTCTGCCCAGACCGAGGAGCCAGGATAGGCAGGGATACCTGGACCGATTGGCACGAGCTCGTAGTCGACAAGGAGGCTGTTGGCAGGGTTCATAAACTCAAGATTCCCCGAATACCCGGTCCCGATCACGGGTCGCCCACGGGCCATCGCCTCGGCCAGTGTGAGACCAAATCCCTCGGCCCGATGCAACGACACATAGGCGGTCGTCTCGCCCATCAGGCTACTCATCACCTCCGTGGGGAGATACTCCTCGATCAGATAGACATCGCTTCGCTCGCCACAGAGCGCGCGTAGGTGTTCACGATCAGCGCGACAATGGCCCCCATTGATGCTCTTGATCACGAGTGTTGGTCCTTCCCCTTCCTCGAAGGCTCGCGAAAAGGCATGAACAAGTCCAAGCGGGTTTTTGCGCTCGAAAACACTTAGGTAGTCAAAGACAAACAGGAAATAAGTCCCCTCTGGGAGGGAAAGCATCCGTCGGTCGAGTGGTTGATGTGGGCCAGGGTCACGAATGGGAACCGGCATCACGCTGACCGGCTTGACGGTCTTAGCGGCGATGGCTTCACGGGAGAACTCCGACAACGCCCAGATCTCGTCGACGAGCTCCAGTGACTCAGCGTACGCAGGAAAGTCTGCTACCTCCCATGCCCAGAGACCAACCAGATAGCAATCACGCAAAAGACTACGCCCGACCTCACGTGCCACCACCGGCAGCTGCTCAGCGGTGATCGTGGCGATGGTAACGGAATAACGATCAACAGAGGCGTGATCGACAAACTCCGTTCGCAACCGGCCAACGGTCTTCTCGCTCGTGTGGATCGCATAGGGAAGACCGGCGAGACGCACGCCGTCCACGAGGAGACGTGCGACTTCGCCAACTCCAAGCCCAGAGGAGAAGTAGCCGACAAGGTTTACACCAGGGCTCCGTTGAACCACCGGATCAACCTCTGGCGCCGGAGTGGATTTGGATGGCAAAAAATTCGCCGCTTTACCGAGATCTGCATCATGAGGGGTGGTCCATGCCCACTGGAGAAAGTTACCCTCATCAGCTCCCACTGGGTTTGCAAATACCGCTTGGAGATCAGGACGGACCCTCCAGAGCGCATAGAGAAAACGATTGACCCGTGTCTCGGCAAAGGCGGGTTCTCGCCACCAGGCAAGAAAGGCTGCATCGTTGCCCATCCCCGGAGGTGATGGCGGTTCCTCACCGGATACCTTAGCTCTGGTCAGCTCACGGTGGAAAAGGTGGCGAAGCCGTGGCGTCAACACCGTTCCGTCGGAGAGTCGATCAAAGAGGTAGATCGGTACGGCAACTGCCTCGATAACCCCCGAAAGCGCCTCCTGGTATCGCCCGCACAGCTCGCAAAGTTCTGGCGACTCGCTGAGGAGTACTCTCGGATTGGCCGTTGTCTCCTCACTGAGCAGCCAAGGGGTTGTAGCACAATAGCCCCGGAAACGCAGCGTGCGTAGCGGGAGACCATTGACGAGGTAACGTTCCCCACTGCGAGTGATTCGACGCTCATGGAGGTTCCAATGGGCTAGCGCATAGCCAACGTCAGAGAGTACGTGGGCATCCGAGGTGTGGACAAGGACATCAAGCCATCGACGCCCCCCAAGGGGCCATTCTGGGGCTCCACTGAGGAAATCAGCCAAGCTTCGTGTCTGCCATGACCCGAGCATCGCCGCTCGCCGGCGACTGATGGCAAGAAACCCCTCCTCAAGGAAGCCATCTACAAGGATCTGCTCCTCGGTTGGCAAGAGACCGTCACGCTGGGGCAAAGAATGAAAGCGCGGCGTCACCACCATGCCGTGTCTGTCCGCCAGGGCAAAGAGATCATCCAGGCGACCACCCACATAGGAGTCAGGGGATAGATACAACGCAGTCCTGGCCCCACCAGCGAGCACCAGTGCTAA encodes:
- the purL gene encoding phosphoribosylformylglycinamidine synthase subunit PurL produces the protein MESEIYRPLGLTDDEFSLIVHQLGREPNLVELAMFSIMWSEHCSYKSSRIHLRRLPSEGPRVIMGPGENAGVVAATETISVALRMESHNHPSAIEPTQGAATGVGGILRDIFTVGARPTALLDSLWMGNQDNPRSRWIFDGVVGGISSYGNAVGVPTVGGEIHFAAPYGENPLVNVVAVGIAETSQLVRALATGAGNQVVLLGAATGRDGIGGVSVLASSGFDETSADKRPSVQVGDPFEEKKLIEACLRLLDAKLVVGIQDLGGAGLTCATSETAANAGNGMKVWVDRVPVRETEMTPMEILCSESQERMLAIVTPENLPEVLAICADQEVLATVIGEVTPPDEEGTYAGRGVLRAYFDGELVAEIPAAALADEAPLYDRPQQEPADLHLRTSQSVVAPSEWHGIALAVLTSLDFDPSSIYRRYDHMLFRNTLVTPGANATLLAIRAPGIGNTDLAMALSVDGNQLWSRADPKWGTVAVVAASLANLACVGATPVALVDCLNFGNPEHPEVMWQLSQAIDGIAEIGRVLGVPVIGGNVSLYNEANGHDIDPTPVVSTIGFRPLPTHPIPDPRRAHGTVVLVTTGEAPTLTGSVAASLIDDRRGAFPSIDLARFDHLLHVVAELVVDDELVNAAHNLGAGGLLAGAVRLARLAATGLAIHPPVQSPEALLGEHPGRFLLTTTEPAALLDRLNQEGLEAVVIGELGGDAITCEDWLKIPVDESAKIGVR
- a CDS encoding glycosyltransferase, with amino-acid sequence MTPAKRRTPTTSAMVTRTVDAQPISEVDYLHLVLDNRTIERDDLARQIAERNAQLAEMLGSTSWRLTKGFRQLSTGLRSEVIPRLSEELGRSQRLIALAEKYMPSVGTRLNLSSTSRPAASTDRAPVIEGDEDEDEELDIEPYLRWVREFDDAIDEDAIRSYTAQLGYQPTISIVMPTYNSPIVYLREAIESVRAQLYPNWQLCIVDDGSLTAEVREVITEYVEADARIIAHFRPHTGNIAAATNDGIQMATGEYVGFLDHDDLLRPHALNWVVATLNQYPDSVVLYSDEDKLTDTGQRYSPYFKPDFDPILLLAQNYMTHFFVVRREELNQVGGQRTGLDGSQDWDLALRITETVREDQIRHIPVILYHWRMIAGSTAIRVQLKPEAMRAGTQAVEDALKRRSIAAHLEPVLDDAYHLVHFEPTGTPHVAIVIPTRNHGDLLEQCLKSLEITDYPDYEVVIINNESDEPATLELLATISTLPRHRVLDYPHPFNYAAMHNWAIAQIDADYICMLNNDTEAVNASWLTDMVGMCFHDKIAAVGAKLWYPDHTIQHAGVILGINGEAGHRYKMAKDHEIGHGGRIMLAQRLSAVTGAAMLVSKAAYDEVGGFDEEFTVSLNDIDLCLKLGEAGYHIGYCPAAQLIHHESKSRGMDTEPTKKGRYGTEVIRYWKKWALKVLNDPYHNPNASIEDIGCGAAWPPRVQLPWSERLLGIELPCPRPARYFPSNPIVVEPGGEIECNLVLPDQLDPRIDQVTFWAMEIEPYAIEDHAFVIDETTVKAVPSWLHFDPVTIRLEDPRHTPSTLRLRHEGNTPILLEAVTIDGALTLRVKVEQKSSSNS
- a CDS encoding G1 family glutamic endopeptidase → MRIRKSLLALASSGALLAASVVLATPTAYASTSQQGSGFIAISQTGTVTGENGAQAYGSVSGSHTIVGAAPTPDGGGYWIVTKSGHVYAYGDAKYYGDTYTDGLTGLSGSKPLNAPIVGIAADPSGGGYWLVASDGGVFNFGNAPFLGSTYTYGVTGLLGAKPLNAPITAIVSTSSGEGYWLIAKDGGVFDFGNAPFLGSTYTYGLTGLSGSKPLNAPIIGAIATPSGNGYYMVGADGGVFDFGDAKFSGSTYGLGYTGLSGAHPLPAKASSLMQNPNGSGYYVILGNGQVLAIGGAPALPNVPMDHGKLAIVIPPKAPQRFVIQAQQPQPQPNPQPQPQPQPNPQPQPQPSPTPVSISTTSISLIAGAPVQLQASGGNGSYMWSASSLPSWLTLSSSGQLTLDPSTLSAFTGTIPTALSLTVSGDGTSASATVGITYPQATLETSTFTTSTPATTSTTPEYSVNEQLEVAQNPSGAGYSYTLTGSWPSGLYLSSSGTITGTISSSVSGLGVGIRYDGTTIGYGTVAINVVELAPTITNPTSVSMYPLNAVQLQATGGDGIYSWSDASTGSDPVMASGSTLVLNTANVSASSMGQTYAQPITVTSGGKSTSEDIGVTLLAPTLSSSSFSSGSSPDIQLAVPTSEGNGYTFAESNAGTIWPSSLTFSASGAIAGTLSSDLNNLDVSIESSTGVVFATVPISITNTSSSTVPISITEAYNWAGMIDNASSASDAITSVSGTFVVPTLSTTQNTICTNTEPGGLCTLAEWVGIDGESSQQLIQAGVDVSPNFQVQPWVETITPSDAAPATYVSLETSSGTPITVEPGDTMSVAIVKNASQNWTMTLTDVTQNASYSITETFEASIYGSIFGGSPGTESAEWIMESPMFSNISADNICALNPYPGYTSAPCNALSILPQVSAGGQFTSASVNSTGMESEYASYQDSYASNNYDLLANGDGLFTPTGYPSDGLPGAFGFTQSDTTTAGTSAAPSDATSAGSPPETFNG
- a CDS encoding glycosyltransferase family 4 protein, translating into MTVATGATLPGAMALAKSLAESNPEVEMTIVRVDLLHQEEPLADDGSHQLLHVVGLDTLPIDDVLLFELTTVLSIEELGVVLRPWALALVLAGGARTALYLSPDSYVGGRLDDLFALADRHGMVVTPRFHSLPQRDGLLPTEEQILVDGFLEEGFLAISRRRAAMLGSWQTRSLADFLSGAPEWPLGGRRWLDVLVHTSDAHVLSDVGYALAHWNLHERRITRSGERYLVNGLPLRTLRFRGYCATTPWLLSEETTANPRVLLSESPELCELCGRYQEALSGVIEAVAVPIYLFDRLSDGTVLTPRLRHLFHRELTRAKVSGEEPPSPPGMGNDAAFLAWWREPAFAETRVNRFLYALWRVRPDLQAVFANPVGADEGNFLQWAWTTPHDADLGKAANFLPSKSTPAPEVDPVVQRSPGVNLVGYFSSGLGVGEVARLLVDGVRLAGLPYAIHTSEKTVGRLRTEFVDHASVDRYSVTIATITAEQLPVVAREVGRSLLRDCYLVGLWAWEVADFPAYAESLELVDEIWALSEFSREAIAAKTVKPVSVMPVPIRDPGPHQPLDRRMLSLPEGTYFLFVFDYLSVFERKNPLGLVHAFSRAFEEGEGPTLVIKSINGGHCRADREHLRALCGERSDVYLIEEYLPTEVMSSLMGETTAYVSLHRAEGFGLTLAEAMARGRPVIGTGYSGNLEFMNPANSLLVDYELVPIGPGIPAYPGSSVWADPDLDAAATAMRWVVEHPDEAQRLGLAGRASVLGDLTFDRLASFLWERLGTKMQDAP